Proteins from a genomic interval of Fulvitalea axinellae:
- a CDS encoding ParA family protein has protein sequence MPKIISIINHKGGVGKTTVTANLGASMARLGARVLIVDFDPQANLTDHFGLEEGHAGDVADVILERRKPRSQTYEGDGYQLDIIPGNLDLSLAEKEFAGRISGFSKCKQLVQELDAQYDTVLIDCPPSLGFLTLNALNASTHVLVPAEASKFSVKGLNTIQNLIEEVKIESNPGLQLIGVVINNMRNLRVSKQISDYLQSEHLTLKTQVRNYKHYIESAATGTTVFEHEEAQNAQKDYTELAKEIQNEEIPA, from the coding sequence ATGCCAAAAATCATCTCCATCATAAACCACAAAGGCGGCGTAGGCAAGACTACCGTCACCGCCAACCTAGGCGCCTCGATGGCCCGGCTCGGAGCCCGAGTCCTGATCGTCGACTTTGATCCCCAAGCCAACCTCACCGACCATTTTGGCCTGGAAGAGGGGCACGCCGGCGACGTCGCCGACGTAATCCTCGAACGCCGGAAGCCCCGGTCACAAACCTATGAGGGCGACGGCTACCAACTCGACATCATCCCCGGAAACCTTGACCTCTCGCTCGCCGAAAAAGAGTTCGCCGGCCGTATCTCCGGGTTCTCCAAATGCAAGCAGCTCGTTCAGGAACTCGACGCCCAATACGACACCGTCCTCATCGATTGTCCGCCTTCCCTCGGCTTCCTCACGCTCAACGCCCTCAACGCGTCTACGCATGTTCTCGTACCGGCCGAAGCTTCCAAATTCTCGGTCAAAGGGCTCAACACTATCCAAAACCTCATTGAAGAAGTCAAGATCGAAAGCAACCCCGGCCTGCAGCTTATTGGCGTAGTCATCAACAACATGAGGAACCTCCGCGTATCCAAACAAATCTCCGACTACCTCCAGAGCGAACACTTGACCTTAAAAACACAGGTCAGAAACTACAAACACTATATCGAATCCGCAGCCACTGGCACCACCGTATTCGAACACGAAGAGGCCCAAAACGCCCAGAAAGACTATACCGAACTGGCCAAGGAAATCCAGAATGAAGAAATTCCAGCTTAA
- a CDS encoding ParB N-terminal domain-containing protein, translating to MKKFQLNTATLANKKRNLSRIAKQTREDDLLILDDFKNLIRPHKPDEFSQLKENIRANGVRDALVVWDDSERKVLIDGHHRWKALNELRQEGHDIDYRVEIMAFPTAEEAKDWMIDNQLGRRNLTDPERKYLIGLYYRREKQRHGGDRKSSGQTDHSVQTDSKSATQKTSGQTDHLKTADEIARREGMGEKTVRRAAEYSKGIDILAQKRPEIRDRILSGEIKLRQADIQDIGKGKIAPEQILTQIDKQEKNETPETSQNTPENTVQQLRMPVKEDFFAQDLSPKEIDKLNRAHDKIESAVRQLQKTGLTKTQIRWILTHSIPKK from the coding sequence ATGAAGAAATTCCAGCTTAATACAGCCACTCTCGCAAACAAAAAAAGGAACCTGTCCCGAATCGCCAAACAAACGCGTGAAGACGACCTCCTGATCCTTGATGACTTCAAAAACCTCATCAGGCCCCACAAGCCTGACGAGTTCAGCCAACTAAAGGAAAACATACGCGCCAATGGTGTCCGCGACGCCCTTGTAGTCTGGGACGACTCCGAACGGAAAGTCCTCATCGACGGACACCACCGCTGGAAAGCTCTCAACGAACTCCGCCAAGAAGGCCACGACATCGACTACCGTGTCGAAATCATGGCTTTCCCCACCGCCGAGGAGGCCAAAGACTGGATGATCGACAACCAGCTGGGACGCCGTAACCTCACAGACCCGGAACGGAAATACCTCATAGGGCTCTACTACCGCCGCGAAAAACAACGACATGGAGGCGACCGCAAATCAAGTGGTCAAACTGACCACTCGGTCCAGACCGATTCGAAAAGCGCCACACAAAAGACAAGTGGTCAAACTGACCACTTGAAAACTGCCGACGAAATTGCCCGTCGCGAGGGAATGGGAGAAAAGACCGTCCGCCGTGCAGCCGAATACTCTAAGGGCATCGACATCCTCGCCCAAAAACGTCCCGAAATCCGCGACCGCATACTTTCCGGCGAAATCAAACTCCGGCAGGCCGACATCCAAGACATCGGTAAAGGCAAAATAGCGCCCGAACAAATCCTGACCCAGATAGACAAACAAGAAAAGAACGAAACTCCCGAAACAAGCCAAAATACCCCGGAAAATACAGTCCAACAGCTCCGTATGCCGGTCAAAGAGGACTTCTTCGCACAAGACCTCAGCCCTAAAGAAATCGATAAGCTAAACCGTGCCCACGATAAAATTGAGAGCGCCGTTCGTCAACTCCAAAAAACCGGACTGACCAAAACCCAGATCCGATGGATTCTAACCCATTCCATCCCAAAAAAATAA
- a CDS encoding replication initiation protein: MSMLPDSLGDYRIVKSNEFINQRSGFSLIQQRAIQLAIAQIMPDDDDLKPRKILIRDVLGLQKGDRISGAQYRNVREQIMQLTKTSIDLINDPNDDESGFDSISFIERVRKYEGKNYVVVEFSQSVKPFLIKLNKNFTTYSLKWVFDFEHVYSLRIYELCKQYERIGQRVMTVKYLRALLLIEDKYRDFSLLRKKVLDPAIKEINTLSDIRVDYEPIKRGRAYAELRFSVKSVALTSKNKQGENVAEATGGPMDRKPKKSRSARTMATAKSEKKKPRKAEAQPESPALEFSWDVGPETQPTEEELRQKYLADYERYYQEVRTDYLRRATREQKNAFQAHVHENGTIPERNCLERLVSGKADRTDWNMFATFVIRTQGADQDRRYLDPQAYVQDRLEEHNRKA, encoded by the coding sequence ATGAGCATGCTTCCGGATTCCCTCGGTGATTACCGAATAGTCAAATCAAACGAGTTTATCAATCAGAGATCAGGCTTCTCCCTGATTCAGCAAAGGGCGATACAGTTAGCCATTGCCCAGATTATGCCCGATGATGATGACCTCAAGCCCCGGAAGATCCTTATCAGGGACGTTCTGGGGCTACAGAAGGGAGACCGGATATCCGGTGCCCAGTACCGTAATGTCCGCGAGCAGATTATGCAGCTCACAAAAACGTCCATCGACCTGATCAACGACCCCAACGATGATGAGAGTGGCTTTGATTCCATTTCCTTCATCGAGCGTGTCCGCAAATATGAAGGCAAAAACTATGTTGTCGTCGAGTTTAGCCAAAGCGTAAAGCCTTTTCTCATCAAACTCAACAAGAACTTCACGACCTATTCGCTTAAATGGGTCTTCGATTTTGAACACGTTTATTCCCTGCGTATCTATGAACTCTGTAAACAGTACGAGCGAATCGGGCAACGAGTCATGACTGTCAAATACCTGAGGGCCTTACTGTTGATTGAAGACAAATACAGGGACTTCAGCCTGCTCCGCAAAAAGGTTCTCGACCCTGCCATTAAGGAGATCAATACCCTTTCCGATATCCGGGTAGACTACGAGCCTATCAAAAGAGGAAGGGCTTACGCCGAATTGCGCTTTTCAGTCAAGTCTGTTGCCTTAACAAGCAAAAATAAGCAAGGGGAAAACGTTGCCGAAGCAACGGGCGGTCCCATGGATCGGAAACCAAAAAAATCGCGTTCGGCAAGAACTATGGCAACCGCCAAATCCGAAAAAAAGAAACCACGGAAAGCCGAAGCACAACCCGAATCCCCGGCCTTGGAATTCTCTTGGGACGTAGGCCCCGAAACCCAACCGACCGAAGAGGAACTTCGCCAAAAGTACCTCGCCGACTACGAACGCTATTACCAGGAGGTCCGCACCGACTACCTCCGGCGCGCCACCCGCGAACAGAAAAACGCCTTTCAGGCCCACGTCCACGAAAACGGCACTATTCCCGAGCGAAATTGCCTAGAACGGTTAGTGTCAGGCAAAGCCGACCGCACCGACTGGAACATGTTCGCCACCTTCGTCATCCGTACCCAAGGCGCCGACCAAGACCGCCGCTATCTGGACCCGCAGGCCTACGTGCAGGACCGTCTGGAGGAACATAACCGGAAGGCTTGA
- a CDS encoding leucine-rich repeat domain-containing protein, translated as MEKKELRVIGYPYQLHPDSVNKINPLAIEEIRLYRRELDSLPDIISRFKEVKEIYLTENNFTRVPDIIRQFPKLKVLSLTDNPIKELPDWLSEMKELEILGVGDCEFSEFPACILSMPWLESLVIGGNNISVIPDGIGNLTKLTYLNITDLDISDLPESIGNLRDLEYLSVTGSENLLTLPESMANLQKLDQLNMVNMNFTELPEVVCQLTNLKILSLERESLLHQNHKPLKTLPACIGNLQNLEHLYLQGCALESLPPEIGKLKSLKTLQVESNNLRTLPPEMVTLPDDMTFYWQGNPWKTIPKELQDVKWDQGLPRRRAFL; from the coding sequence TTGGAGAAAAAGGAGCTAAGAGTCATCGGGTATCCATACCAATTACATCCGGACTCCGTAAATAAGATTAATCCTTTAGCGATAGAGGAGATACGGCTATACCGTAGGGAACTAGATTCTTTGCCTGATATCATCTCGAGATTCAAAGAAGTCAAAGAAATATACTTAACCGAAAACAACTTCACCCGAGTCCCCGACATCATCCGCCAGTTCCCAAAACTGAAAGTGCTAAGCCTCACGGACAACCCCATCAAAGAGCTCCCCGACTGGCTTTCGGAAATGAAGGAACTCGAAATTTTAGGCGTTGGGGACTGTGAATTTTCCGAATTTCCTGCCTGTATTCTGAGTATGCCTTGGCTGGAATCATTAGTTATTGGCGGAAACAATATCTCCGTCATCCCCGACGGGATAGGAAATTTAACCAAACTAACTTATTTAAATATAACAGATTTAGATATCTCCGATTTGCCCGAATCCATAGGCAACCTTCGGGACTTGGAATATTTATCAGTCACTGGATCAGAGAACCTGCTAACCCTTCCCGAATCTATGGCGAATCTTCAAAAATTAGATCAGCTCAACATGGTAAACATGAACTTTACCGAACTTCCCGAAGTCGTTTGCCAATTGACCAACCTAAAGATCTTAAGCCTGGAAAGAGAAAGCCTGCTTCACCAAAACCACAAACCGCTCAAGACCCTGCCCGCCTGCATAGGCAACCTCCAAAACCTCGAACACCTTTACCTCCAAGGGTGCGCCCTCGAATCCCTGCCTCCCGAAATCGGAAAACTCAAAAGCCTGAAAACCCTGCAGGTAGAGTCCAACAACCTGCGAACTCTCCCCCCCGAAATGGTCACCCTACCCGATGACATGACCTTCTATTGGCAAGGAAACCCCTGGAAAACCATCCCAAAAGAACTCCAAGACGTAAAATGGGACCAAGGCCTCCCCAGAAGAAGGGCTTTCCTCTAG
- a CDS encoding leucine-rich repeat domain-containing protein, with product MRDLFVIFLSMLSACSFLKKEEPVSRELETERKVIRQLEEKFGFINVDEKVHDYSYYLDSAGFVEYIRIIDKNLEELPQEIFQLKRLTSIGLFSENITDIPKDLDKIESLEKINLLKMPIRRVSNLKLPDKLKFINFTECPLEEFPKLYKENDSIPYDLIISDTKIDTIPDFVGEMNLSELDAEHCPLTYVSPNLGDCENITQLNFEGIKNLKLPDELRKLKKVEDLNLKWTALRKIPDFVWEMKNLDALYITSNLITEIPPEIGKLKKLKFLYAQGNYIATLPKEFAQIKGIELIHLEGNPIKTRSLPAELFFPRTTKEKPELLVNVPGRYDCFSVPEEQVRQAFDVD from the coding sequence ATGAGAGATCTATTCGTGATTTTTTTGAGCATGCTTTCCGCATGCTCTTTTTTAAAAAAAGAGGAACCGGTCAGTAGGGAATTGGAAACCGAAAGAAAAGTAATTAGACAGCTTGAGGAAAAATTCGGATTTATAAATGTAGACGAGAAAGTACACGACTATAGCTACTACTTGGATAGTGCTGGTTTCGTTGAATACATTAGGATTATAGATAAAAACCTCGAAGAACTCCCCCAAGAAATATTTCAATTAAAAAGGTTAACCAGCATTGGTCTGTTTAGTGAAAATATCACCGATATCCCGAAGGACCTAGACAAAATAGAGAGTCTGGAAAAAATCAACCTGTTGAAAATGCCCATCAGAAGGGTATCTAACCTAAAACTTCCCGACAAACTAAAATTCATCAATTTCACCGAATGCCCTTTGGAGGAATTCCCCAAACTTTATAAGGAGAATGACTCAATTCCTTATGATCTTATCATTTCCGATACAAAAATAGATACTATACCCGATTTTGTCGGAGAGATGAACCTGTCCGAACTCGATGCCGAGCATTGCCCGCTGACCTACGTCTCCCCCAATCTGGGCGATTGCGAAAACATCACCCAGCTCAATTTTGAGGGAATAAAAAACCTAAAGCTCCCGGACGAACTACGCAAACTAAAAAAAGTCGAGGACCTAAATCTGAAATGGACGGCCCTGCGAAAAATCCCCGATTTCGTATGGGAAATGAAAAACTTGGACGCTTTATACATCACGTCCAACCTCATCACGGAAATCCCTCCGGAAATAGGCAAACTAAAGAAACTGAAGTTTCTCTACGCTCAAGGTAACTACATAGCCACCCTACCCAAAGAGTTCGCCCAGATAAAAGGGATCGAGCTGATCCACCTGGAAGGTAACCCCATCAAGACCAGATCCCTGCCCGCCGAACTCTTCTTCCCAAGAACCACAAAAGAAAAGCCCGAATTGCTAGTCAACGTCCCAGGACGCTACGACTGCTTCTCCGTCCCCGAAGAACAAGTCCGGCAAGCCTTCGATGTGGATTAG
- a CDS encoding helix-turn-helix domain-containing protein, translating into MTDNRPKATEQDWKIFDAVMKIRRKQNPGPEETAFLKTVELKNEMALYIAEGTYNESCAFAKLLDRFREALGANQAVFAKKLGYRSPSTITNIKNGRSASEELCFALAKLSGGIIGPELWMRVAQIENLHHLNTHKDHYQSRLKAVIPAVSLPASA; encoded by the coding sequence ATGACCGATAACAGACCCAAAGCCACCGAACAAGACTGGAAAATATTCGACGCCGTCATGAAAATCCGGCGCAAACAAAACCCCGGCCCGGAGGAGACCGCCTTTCTAAAAACCGTCGAACTGAAAAACGAAATGGCCCTTTATATCGCCGAAGGGACCTATAATGAGTCCTGCGCTTTCGCCAAACTCCTAGACCGTTTCCGGGAAGCCCTCGGCGCCAACCAAGCCGTCTTCGCCAAAAAGCTCGGCTACCGCTCCCCGTCCACGATCACTAACATCAAAAACGGCCGTTCCGCCTCCGAAGAGCTATGCTTCGCCCTGGCCAAACTGTCCGGCGGAATCATTGGCCCCGAGCTATGGATGCGCGTCGCCCAAATCGAAAACCTCCATCACCTCAACACCCACAAAGACCATTACCAGTCCCGCCTAAAAGCCGTAATACCGGCCGTATCACTGCCCGCCAGCGCCTAA
- a CDS encoding Y-family DNA polymerase gives MYALVDCNSFYVSCERVFDPGLRGVPVVVLSNNDGCVVARSAEAKACGIGMGAPIFKMKETVKRYGVRVFSSNYTLYGDMSARVMNVLGRFSPAVEVYSIDEAFLDLSGMEGLKEYGYRIREVIGLELGLPVCVGIGRTKTLAKVANRIAKRYGHLRGVCVIDTAEKERRALEMTPVDGVWGIGGRLSKKLGRQGVRTALEFAEMPSAWVRRHMSVVGLRTQRELAGEACLSLELVRPRKKSVCVSRSFGSDIEGLGKLKEALSAFVSMCGAKVREEGCCASTLTVLLMTNRFRTDIPHCSDQLTVPLPVPSDSDLELAGYAMRAAERIHRKGVRYKKAGVIAGGLVPKNEVTGDLFDKVGRERHTALSLATDRLNGKFGAGTVKLGSQGAGRGWSHRQERLSRRFSTRWEELVEVGAGR, from the coding sequence ATGTATGCTTTGGTGGACTGTAACAGTTTTTATGTGTCTTGCGAGCGGGTTTTTGATCCGGGGCTCCGGGGTGTGCCGGTGGTTGTACTGTCGAACAATGACGGTTGCGTGGTGGCGCGGTCGGCGGAGGCGAAGGCTTGCGGAATCGGGATGGGGGCGCCGATTTTTAAGATGAAGGAGACGGTGAAACGGTACGGGGTACGGGTGTTTTCTTCGAATTATACGCTGTACGGGGATATGTCGGCAAGGGTGATGAACGTTTTGGGCAGGTTTTCGCCAGCGGTCGAGGTGTATTCGATCGACGAGGCGTTTTTGGACCTTTCGGGTATGGAGGGGCTGAAGGAGTACGGGTACCGGATCCGGGAAGTGATCGGGCTGGAGCTGGGTTTGCCGGTATGTGTCGGGATTGGGCGCACGAAGACGCTGGCGAAGGTGGCGAACAGGATAGCGAAACGGTACGGGCACTTGCGGGGCGTTTGTGTGATAGACACCGCGGAGAAGGAGCGCCGGGCGCTGGAGATGACGCCCGTGGACGGGGTTTGGGGCATAGGCGGAAGGCTGAGCAAGAAGCTGGGCAGGCAGGGCGTGAGGACGGCGCTGGAGTTTGCGGAGATGCCGTCGGCGTGGGTCAGGAGGCATATGTCGGTGGTGGGGCTGCGGACGCAACGGGAGCTGGCGGGGGAGGCTTGCCTGAGTCTGGAGCTGGTGAGGCCGAGGAAGAAGTCGGTGTGCGTGTCGAGGTCGTTCGGGTCGGATATCGAGGGGCTGGGGAAGCTAAAGGAGGCTTTGTCGGCGTTTGTGTCGATGTGCGGGGCGAAGGTCCGGGAGGAGGGCTGTTGCGCGTCGACGCTGACGGTGCTGTTGATGACGAACCGGTTCAGGACGGATATTCCGCATTGTTCGGACCAGCTGACGGTGCCGTTGCCGGTGCCTTCGGACAGCGATCTGGAGCTGGCTGGTTACGCGATGCGGGCGGCGGAACGGATCCACAGGAAAGGTGTCCGGTATAAGAAGGCGGGCGTGATAGCGGGCGGTCTGGTGCCGAAGAACGAGGTGACGGGAGACCTGTTCGACAAGGTGGGCCGGGAGAGGCACACGGCGCTGTCGCTGGCGACGGACCGGCTGAACGGGAAGTTCGGGGCGGGGACGGTGAAGCTGGGGTCGCAGGGTGCCGGGCGGGGCTGGAGCCACCGGCAGGAGAGGCTTTCGAGGCGGTTCAGCACGAGGTGGGAGGAGTTGGTTGAGGTTGGGGCGGGGCGGTAG
- a CDS encoding translesion error-prone DNA polymerase V autoproteolytic subunit — translation MAGPLALYVPENAGLGGVPLVMFPVTAGFPSPAEDYLEGVIDLNRELVGNREATFFARVRGESMSGANIHDGDVLVVDRSVRPREGDLAVCCVNGEFTLKRFSRRGGRVWLLAANPDFPDIEVGDGDDFMVWGVVTYTIQRRK, via the coding sequence ATGGCTGGACCGTTGGCTTTGTATGTGCCGGAGAACGCGGGATTAGGGGGCGTTCCGTTGGTGATGTTTCCCGTGACGGCGGGGTTTCCGTCGCCCGCGGAGGATTATCTGGAAGGCGTGATCGATCTGAACCGCGAGCTTGTAGGCAACCGGGAGGCGACGTTTTTCGCGCGTGTGCGGGGCGAGTCGATGTCGGGCGCGAATATCCATGACGGGGACGTTTTGGTGGTGGACCGGTCGGTGAGGCCACGCGAGGGCGATTTGGCGGTCTGCTGCGTGAACGGGGAATTTACGCTGAAGCGGTTTTCCAGGCGAGGGGGCAGGGTTTGGCTGTTGGCGGCGAATCCGGATTTTCCGGATATCGAGGTAGGCGACGGGGATGATTTTATGGTTTGGGGGGTTGTTACTTATACTATTCAGAGGAGGAAATAA
- a CDS encoding type I restriction-modification system subunit M, translating into MRTDQQRDLFGSLWKNFQEHGYLLEWKDRKAYLLGLVFYKFLCDNQLRHLRSDPELYDDFFGLEGTPDMERRGANRLEVDITQKIGYFIYPDELLTSVWQRDERSFFNEGPQYSVERALYAIESRLFGSDFYDSFAGIFSDINFTQIRHLGKSTTDGLLRVIDFLASIPDDQLDYGMLFDFLLEKFAEEGGRKRAEVRTPASVSELLTGLVTANRPEIQKAYDPACGNATLLIDLAKKGGVQVLMGQEINRSVYNIARMNLMAHGVHPGNIDIQLGNTLEEPSPEHNDIRFDAVVSVLPFNTKWRGIERIGLGDRFMSLGGLAPKSRADYAFVQHMIQRLDEHGIMAVILPSNALFRGNAEARIRRFLIEDRNYLDAVIELPANIFHGTSTSTSILVFKKDRTDNNVLFINASRHFEKAKFQNHLRPEDIQRILSTYSSRRISDDYSHQAPLSEIASNDYNLSISRYIYKEGDSLDPNKIYLPLSDVITQVKGRKLRTEELSIKINVLDLSPDPFDVAQSFTDKEKEWNSGSGKLIEEDTFLFAFYNDKVYLTQFKYTGTPIFIRTGTSLPFKLKIGRVDPNFFIREMFSDYMKQQLRRYVSGTTAIQRVSFSNFRKVRVEYLPLNEQISRVKEANKEYIQAKELKIQAERERLGIDQAFYTEAASLKHSLGHDLSNFSSGLSLLEKHIDLDKVINPKRGRSLRDVLEDMKQSKNDITQRLGSFEKRLRGKEPLEETSLSDVIEAVDSIFKRSLHFRWEVIKDITDNPKDIKFQWAPESFNTVLKNIRQNALDHAFKISNPDRDEIAFEVTILVDWLEPQNRLGEQANYTRYIALAFKNNGAPFPKKFGFKGLTESGQTTDRKNHSGVGGSDILRLMEQMNGKFELSTDDDAEFPVTYRLLLPLI; encoded by the coding sequence ATGAGAACAGACCAACAACGTGACCTTTTTGGTTCCTTATGGAAAAACTTTCAAGAACATGGATACCTATTAGAGTGGAAAGACCGTAAAGCTTATCTCTTAGGATTGGTGTTCTACAAATTCCTTTGCGATAACCAATTGCGCCATCTGAGGTCTGACCCCGAACTTTATGATGATTTTTTTGGCTTGGAGGGTACTCCCGATATGGAAAGGAGGGGCGCTAACCGTCTGGAAGTCGACATCACTCAGAAGATTGGATATTTCATCTATCCGGACGAGTTGCTGACTTCTGTATGGCAACGCGATGAGAGGTCTTTTTTTAATGAAGGTCCTCAATACTCTGTAGAAAGAGCCCTTTATGCTATAGAATCAAGACTATTTGGCTCGGACTTTTACGATTCGTTTGCGGGGATATTCTCCGACATAAACTTTACCCAAATAAGGCATTTGGGGAAGTCTACGACAGACGGCCTTCTTCGGGTTATAGATTTTTTGGCGAGCATACCGGATGATCAGCTGGATTACGGAATGCTTTTCGACTTCCTCCTCGAAAAATTCGCTGAAGAAGGTGGCCGTAAACGGGCGGAAGTTAGGACCCCTGCCAGTGTTTCGGAACTACTTACAGGTTTGGTAACAGCGAATCGGCCAGAGATCCAAAAGGCCTACGATCCCGCTTGCGGAAACGCCACGCTTTTGATTGATTTAGCTAAAAAAGGAGGTGTCCAAGTTTTGATGGGCCAAGAAATTAATCGGTCTGTTTACAACATCGCCAGAATGAATTTGATGGCTCACGGGGTTCATCCTGGTAATATCGATATACAGCTTGGAAACACGCTTGAAGAGCCTTCACCCGAACATAATGATATACGCTTCGATGCTGTAGTTTCAGTGCTCCCATTTAACACAAAGTGGAGAGGGATAGAACGTATTGGTTTGGGCGATAGATTTATGTCATTAGGCGGTTTAGCTCCAAAAAGCAGGGCGGATTATGCCTTTGTGCAACATATGATCCAGCGCCTTGATGAACATGGCATCATGGCCGTTATACTTCCTAGTAACGCTCTTTTCCGTGGAAATGCGGAAGCCCGTATTCGTCGATTCCTTATCGAGGATCGAAATTACCTGGACGCTGTTATTGAATTACCGGCTAATATCTTCCATGGGACCTCTACATCTACCAGTATTTTGGTTTTTAAGAAAGACCGTACTGACAACAATGTTCTTTTTATAAATGCCAGTCGGCATTTTGAGAAGGCCAAATTTCAAAACCATCTGAGGCCTGAGGATATTCAGCGTATATTGTCCACTTACTCCAGTCGCAGAATTAGTGACGATTATAGTCATCAAGCTCCTTTAAGTGAAATTGCCTCAAATGATTATAATCTAAGTATCTCGCGTTACATCTATAAAGAAGGGGACTCACTAGATCCGAATAAAATTTACCTTCCTCTTTCCGATGTGATAACCCAAGTAAAAGGCCGAAAGCTAAGGACTGAGGAATTATCGATCAAGATTAATGTTCTTGATTTGTCACCTGATCCTTTTGATGTAGCGCAAAGTTTTACTGATAAAGAAAAAGAGTGGAATTCCGGATCTGGGAAGTTAATTGAAGAAGACACTTTCCTTTTCGCCTTTTATAACGATAAAGTTTATCTGACGCAGTTTAAATATACCGGTACTCCTATCTTCATTCGAACAGGAACCTCCCTGCCCTTTAAATTAAAAATAGGGAGGGTGGATCCGAATTTCTTTATTCGTGAAATGTTCTCAGATTACATGAAGCAACAATTAAGGAGGTATGTGTCAGGAACAACAGCAATACAGAGGGTCTCGTTCTCCAATTTCCGCAAAGTAAGGGTCGAATACCTTCCTTTGAATGAGCAAATAAGCCGAGTTAAAGAGGCTAATAAAGAATATATACAGGCGAAAGAATTAAAGATTCAGGCCGAACGGGAACGTTTGGGCATAGACCAAGCATTCTATACAGAAGCGGCTTCATTAAAACATAGCCTCGGTCACGATCTATCCAATTTTTCTTCCGGCTTATCTCTACTTGAGAAGCATATCGATTTGGACAAAGTAATAAACCCTAAAAGAGGGAGGTCCTTAAGGGATGTTCTGGAAGACATGAAGCAAAGTAAAAATGATATAACGCAACGGCTAGGTTCCTTTGAAAAGCGGTTGCGAGGTAAAGAACCGTTGGAGGAAACCTCTCTTTCTGATGTCATTGAAGCGGTGGATTCTATTTTTAAAAGAAGCCTTCATTTTCGTTGGGAAGTGATAAAAGATATAACGGATAATCCGAAAGACATAAAGTTCCAATGGGCCCCGGAAAGTTTTAATACTGTCTTGAAGAATATCCGTCAAAATGCTTTGGACCACGCGTTTAAAATCTCAAATCCGGATCGAGACGAAATAGCCTTTGAAGTTACAATATTGGTAGATTGGCTTGAGCCTCAAAACCGTTTAGGCGAGCAAGCGAACTATACAAGATATATCGCATTGGCCTTTAAAAACAACGGGGCTCCTTTTCCCAAAAAGTTCGGTTTCAAGGGGCTCACCGAATCGGGACAAACTACCGACAGAAAGAATCATAGTGGTGTGGGAGGAAGTGATATTTTGAGGTTGATGGAGCAAATGAACGGTAAGTTTGAATTGAGTACAGACGACGATGCGGAATTCCCGGTAACGTACAGGCTGTTATTACCTTTGATCTGA